In Luteitalea sp. TBR-22, one genomic interval encodes:
- a CDS encoding sigma-70 family RNA polymerase sigma factor: protein MADTPGSPGASGSSSGFTWLLQRWSGGDAAALDALMPAVHAELRRLARSYMRREREGHTLEPTALVHEAYLRLVDQQHVRWQSRGHFFAIAAQAMRRVLVDHARAHVADKRGGGAERVTISGLPADGASQDLDVLWLHEALEALARLDARQARVVELRYFAGMTVEEVAAATDTSPATVKRDWDSARRFLAVHLTRRSAQ, encoded by the coding sequence ATGGCCGATACCCCAGGTTCGCCGGGGGCGTCCGGGTCGTCGTCCGGCTTCACGTGGCTGCTCCAGCGCTGGAGTGGCGGGGACGCCGCGGCACTCGATGCCCTCATGCCCGCGGTGCATGCGGAACTGCGTCGGCTTGCGCGCTCGTACATGCGCCGCGAGCGCGAGGGCCATACGCTCGAGCCGACGGCGCTGGTGCACGAGGCGTACCTGCGGCTGGTCGATCAGCAACACGTGCGGTGGCAGTCGCGGGGCCACTTCTTCGCGATCGCCGCGCAGGCGATGCGGCGGGTGCTGGTGGACCACGCCAGGGCGCACGTCGCCGACAAGCGTGGCGGCGGCGCCGAGCGCGTCACGATCTCCGGGCTGCCGGCGGACGGCGCGTCGCAGGACCTCGACGTGCTGTGGCTGCACGAGGCGCTCGAGGCGCTCGCCCGGCTCGACGCCCGGCAGGCGCGGGTGGTGGAACTGCGGTATTTCGCCGGCATGACGGTGGAGGAGGTCGCGGCGGCGACCGACACGTCGCCGGCCACGGTGAAGCGCGACTGGGACAGCGCGCGTCGGTTCCTGGCGGTGCACCTGACGCGGCGGTCGGCCCAATAG
- a CDS encoding serine/threonine-protein kinase codes for MSADDSLTPEAWGDIKELLAELGTLSPGEREARLQSLPADRVARLQPFLDVDTGVVVPPATPGVPPTQAEEILAGRYRIERPLGRGGMGTVDLAHDLTLDCPVAIKRLSNLWLPDAEARRRLVREARALAALNHPHVARVHDVIDSSPPALVMEYVEGETLVDWLELPRAARTVIGVLRQVVEAVAYAHTRGVIHCDLKPGNVLVTPDDRAKVVDFGIAQMQRTASTTRVGDTTVAPAFTPRYAAPEVKQGARPVPASDVYSLGVLVDEVVDECAKAGAPLPPPLAQALRRASQAACVTEADRRPRDGAAFLAMLPTVAAPDAAAGWRTRAASAVLVLSGCISGGLAVTGDGSALRPASLGGGKPIVVAVVPRVDDASASTISAAAADFLRRSLGTLTRARLVTADVPAFKDDVDTLVKDLRFEGLTYVFVPSVAPTATGVRVSVAVRRAAGGGVVQTFTEEGPSSALGAITGRLASQVRAWLNEPARPPGGPVYEPSARALGEYSQARQYLERPDKPEAFQLARELLERAVEREPEFAAAHAELSRVLVLQYRARRDAALLVQAQAAAGKAMRLDPGLVEARLAHATTLQATGQRADAISELQQILKVAPTHDRAMRLLGQLQAASGAMDDGVRTLREVIALHPSWQNYRALGTVLYDAGRYAEAEQEYRECVALQPDNPFAHQLLGAALQKQNRDAEAVREYERALAIQPSAPAYTNLGTYQYGLGDLKAAERAYRKAVEIAPQDPLMQRNLSDALRAQGRAREAREGYQRAAELAEAELRVNPQDQTAQSLAAYAWARAGNCELSNVPSTRIESAPSPSVDGLIDVVNARLICGVVPQALVDLRAIAAAGVSLSGVLERDVEEAAPRPVRQFVAGAASAGK; via the coding sequence GTGAGCGCCGACGACTCGCTCACGCCCGAGGCATGGGGCGACATCAAGGAGCTGCTCGCCGAACTCGGCACCCTGTCGCCCGGCGAGCGCGAGGCGCGCCTGCAGTCGCTGCCGGCTGATCGCGTCGCCCGGCTCCAGCCGTTCCTGGATGTCGACACCGGGGTGGTCGTGCCACCCGCCACGCCGGGCGTGCCTCCGACCCAGGCCGAGGAGATCCTGGCGGGGCGCTACCGTATCGAGCGCCCGCTCGGACGTGGCGGCATGGGCACGGTGGACCTGGCGCACGACCTGACGCTCGACTGCCCGGTTGCCATCAAGCGCCTGTCGAACCTCTGGTTGCCCGACGCCGAGGCCCGCCGGCGCCTGGTGCGCGAGGCGCGCGCCCTGGCCGCGCTCAACCATCCGCACGTCGCGCGCGTGCACGACGTGATCGACTCGTCGCCCCCCGCGCTGGTCATGGAGTACGTGGAGGGCGAGACGCTGGTCGACTGGCTGGAACTGCCTCGCGCCGCCCGCACCGTGATCGGGGTGCTGCGTCAGGTGGTCGAGGCCGTGGCCTACGCCCATACGCGCGGCGTCATCCACTGCGATCTCAAGCCGGGCAACGTGCTGGTCACGCCCGACGACCGCGCCAAGGTGGTGGACTTCGGCATCGCGCAGATGCAGCGCACCGCCTCCACGACACGCGTCGGCGACACGACGGTGGCGCCGGCGTTCACGCCGCGGTATGCCGCGCCGGAGGTCAAGCAGGGCGCCCGCCCCGTGCCGGCGTCCGACGTGTACAGCCTCGGCGTGCTCGTCGACGAGGTGGTCGACGAGTGCGCGAAGGCAGGCGCGCCGCTGCCGCCCCCCTTGGCGCAGGCGCTGCGTCGCGCGTCGCAGGCGGCGTGCGTCACGGAAGCCGACCGGCGCCCGCGCGACGGCGCCGCCTTCCTCGCGATGTTGCCGACCGTGGCAGCCCCCGACGCGGCCGCCGGGTGGCGCACCCGCGCCGCATCCGCGGTGCTGGTCCTGAGTGGCTGCATCAGTGGCGGACTCGCGGTCACCGGCGATGGCTCGGCGCTGCGGCCTGCGTCCCTGGGCGGGGGCAAGCCCATCGTCGTCGCGGTGGTGCCGCGGGTCGACGACGCGTCGGCCAGTACGATTTCGGCCGCCGCCGCCGACTTCCTGCGGCGGTCGCTCGGCACGTTGACCCGGGCTCGCCTGGTCACCGCGGACGTCCCGGCCTTCAAGGACGACGTCGACACGCTGGTCAAGGACCTGCGCTTCGAAGGGCTGACGTACGTGTTCGTGCCGTCGGTCGCACCGACGGCGACCGGCGTGCGCGTGAGTGTGGCGGTGCGCCGGGCGGCCGGCGGCGGCGTGGTGCAGACGTTCACGGAAGAGGGCCCGTCCTCAGCGCTCGGTGCCATCACCGGGCGCCTCGCGTCGCAGGTGCGCGCCTGGTTGAACGAGCCGGCACGGCCGCCAGGTGGACCGGTGTACGAGCCCTCGGCGCGCGCCCTCGGCGAGTACTCGCAGGCGCGCCAGTACCTCGAGCGTCCCGACAAGCCCGAGGCCTTCCAGCTCGCGCGCGAGCTGCTGGAGCGGGCGGTGGAGCGGGAACCCGAGTTCGCGGCGGCGCATGCGGAGCTGTCGCGCGTGCTGGTGCTGCAGTACCGCGCGCGCCGTGACGCCGCGCTGCTCGTGCAGGCGCAGGCTGCCGCCGGCAAGGCGATGCGGCTCGATCCGGGACTGGTGGAAGCGCGCCTCGCGCACGCGACGACGCTGCAGGCGACGGGGCAGCGTGCCGACGCGATCAGCGAACTTCAGCAGATCCTCAAGGTGGCCCCGACCCACGATCGGGCGATGCGGCTGCTGGGGCAGTTGCAGGCCGCCAGCGGCGCGATGGACGACGGGGTGCGGACCCTGCGTGAGGTCATCGCCCTGCATCCGAGCTGGCAGAACTACCGGGCGCTCGGCACGGTGTTGTACGACGCCGGCCGCTACGCCGAGGCGGAGCAGGAGTATCGCGAGTGCGTCGCCTTGCAGCCGGACAACCCGTTTGCCCACCAGCTGCTCGGGGCGGCGCTCCAGAAGCAGAATAGGGACGCCGAGGCCGTGCGCGAGTACGAGCGCGCGCTCGCCATCCAGCCGTCGGCGCCGGCGTACACCAACCTCGGCACGTACCAGTACGGACTGGGCGACCTGAAGGCGGCGGAGCGCGCCTACCGCAAGGCCGTGGAGATTGCGCCGCAGGACCCGCTCATGCAGCGGAACCTGTCCGACGCGCTGCGCGCGCAAGGCCGCGCCAGGGAGGCGCGCGAGGGGTACCAGCGGGCCGCGGAGCTCGCCGAGGCGGAGCTGCGCGTGAACCCGCAGGACCAGACCGCCCAGAGCCTTGCTGCCTACGCCTGGGCGCGCGCCGGCAACTGTGAGCTGTCCAACGTGCCCAGTACGCGTATCGAGTCAGCACCGTCGCCGTCGGTCGATGGACTCATCGATGTCGTGAACGCGCGCCTGATCTGCGGCGTCGTTCCGCAGGCGCTTGTCGACCTGCGAGCCATCGCGGCAGCGGGCGTCTCGTTGTCGGGCGTTCTTGAACGTGATGTCGAAGAGGCGGCGCCCAGGCCGGTTCGCCAGTTCGTCGCCGGTGCCGCAAGCGCGGGCAAGTGA
- a CDS encoding esterase family protein, with the protein MERQYHQWFSPRLGFDMGLTVYGHFGTPLLAFPTSGGDEWEMEGQRMISTLTPYINAGRIKVFCVRSASAQSFYDKGAHPFHRSWMQKQYDEYIRWEVVPFIHDHCRGLPAIAVMGASLGAYHAANSAFKHPDTFKWCFAMSGVYDMRRFMDGLYDDNFYFNNPIDYLSSITDPWFYQHIASSHVHLATGNGPWERPEETYRFAEVLRNRNIPHHLDDWGPQGGHDWPYWHHMMWEYVGRLL; encoded by the coding sequence ATGGAACGCCAGTATCACCAGTGGTTCTCGCCCCGCCTCGGGTTCGACATGGGGCTCACCGTGTACGGCCACTTCGGCACGCCGCTGCTCGCCTTCCCGACGAGCGGCGGCGACGAGTGGGAGATGGAGGGGCAGCGCATGATCAGCACCCTCACCCCGTACATCAACGCCGGGCGCATCAAGGTGTTCTGCGTGCGGTCGGCCTCGGCGCAGTCCTTCTACGACAAGGGCGCGCACCCGTTCCACCGCAGCTGGATGCAGAAGCAGTACGACGAGTACATCCGCTGGGAGGTCGTGCCGTTCATCCACGACCACTGCCGCGGACTGCCCGCCATTGCCGTCATGGGCGCCTCGCTCGGCGCCTACCACGCCGCCAACAGCGCCTTCAAGCACCCCGACACCTTCAAGTGGTGCTTCGCCATGTCGGGCGTCTACGACATGCGGCGCTTCATGGACGGCCTGTACGACGACAACTTCTACTTCAACAACCCGATCGACTATCTCTCGTCGATCACCGACCCCTGGTTCTACCAGCACATCGCCTCGTCGCACGTCCACCTGGCCACCGGCAACGGCCCGTGGGAGCGACCGGAGGAGACCTACCGCTTCGCCGAGGTGTTGCGCAACCGCAACATCCCGCACCACCTCGACGACTGGGGACCGCAGGGCGGCCACGACTGGCCCTACTGGCACCACATGATGTGGGAGTACGTGGGCAGACTCCTGTAA
- a CDS encoding circularly permuted type 2 ATP-grasp protein, with the protein MNPIDTWMSLLGEGGELTEAYWVAHAQRMRDARLVFGGRLSCPFLRPLFMTVEDEARQRAACEVIARVGERIIREATEDEALLADFGLSDAERALVAIDPGYQYASTASRLDSFLLPDSLMFAEYNAESPAGFGYTEVLASVFAELPIMARFREAFDAEPYHMMDAMLEALLASYRDWGGTATPPTIVITDFRDVPTWSEFEILAERFTARGVPTVVADPRDLEIVGGRLVAHGRAIDLVYRRALINDLVARPDDTRVLVQAYRERLACVANTLRCKIPHKKSFFAVLTDEAHAGRFTPEEQAVILAHVPWTRVVAERRTRTSGGEDVDLVAFARDHRERLVIKPTDDFGGHGVMLGWEADASAWEAALQHALAQPAGTWIVQERIPIRREPFPMVETDPYRVTTRDMLVDCAPYIFRGKVSGFLTRLSSSGLANVTSGGGQVPAFRVAPRP; encoded by the coding sequence ATGAATCCGATCGACACCTGGATGTCCCTCCTCGGCGAGGGCGGCGAGCTCACCGAGGCGTACTGGGTCGCGCACGCGCAGCGGATGCGCGACGCGCGGCTCGTATTCGGCGGGCGCCTGAGCTGCCCCTTCCTGCGGCCGCTCTTCATGACGGTCGAGGACGAGGCGCGCCAGCGCGCCGCCTGTGAGGTGATTGCGCGGGTCGGCGAGCGGATCATCCGCGAGGCGACGGAGGACGAGGCGCTGCTGGCCGACTTCGGGCTGTCGGATGCCGAGCGCGCGCTCGTCGCGATCGACCCCGGCTACCAGTACGCGAGCACTGCCAGTCGGCTCGATTCCTTCCTGCTGCCCGACTCGTTGATGTTCGCCGAGTACAACGCCGAGTCGCCGGCCGGCTTCGGCTACACCGAGGTGCTGGCGTCGGTGTTCGCCGAACTGCCGATCATGGCGCGCTTCCGCGAAGCCTTCGACGCGGAGCCGTACCACATGATGGACGCGATGCTCGAGGCGCTGCTGGCGAGCTACCGCGACTGGGGCGGCACCGCGACGCCTCCGACGATCGTAATCACGGACTTCCGCGACGTGCCGACGTGGAGCGAGTTCGAGATCCTGGCGGAGCGCTTCACGGCGCGCGGCGTGCCGACGGTGGTCGCCGATCCGCGCGACCTCGAGATCGTCGGCGGGCGGCTCGTGGCGCACGGGCGGGCGATCGACCTCGTGTACCGGCGGGCCCTGATCAACGATCTCGTGGCGCGCCCCGACGACACGCGCGTGCTGGTGCAGGCCTACCGCGAGCGGCTGGCGTGCGTGGCCAACACGCTGCGCTGCAAGATCCCGCACAAGAAGTCGTTCTTCGCGGTCCTGACCGACGAGGCCCACGCCGGTCGCTTCACTCCCGAGGAGCAGGCCGTCATCCTGGCCCATGTGCCGTGGACGCGCGTCGTCGCCGAGCGGCGCACGCGGACGAGCGGCGGCGAGGACGTCGACCTGGTGGCGTTCGCGCGTGACCACCGCGAGCGGCTGGTGATCAAGCCGACCGACGACTTCGGCGGGCACGGCGTCATGCTGGGGTGGGAGGCCGACGCATCGGCGTGGGAGGCGGCGCTGCAGCACGCGCTGGCGCAGCCGGCCGGCACCTGGATCGTGCAGGAGCGGATCCCGATTCGTCGCGAGCCGTTCCCGATGGTGGAAACCGACCCGTACCGCGTGACGACGCGCGACATGCTGGTGGACTGCGCGCCCTACATCTTCCGGGGCAAGGTGAGCGGCTTCCTCACGCGTCTCAGTTCGTCGGGCCTGGCCAACGTCACGAGCGGCGGCGGGCAGGTGCCGGCGTTCAGGGTCGCTCCGCGCCCCTGA
- a CDS encoding RimK family alpha-L-glutamate ligase — MKIGLLVGREYSFPPAFIDKVNQLGQPHGITAEYVTLSGTPMDEPQRYKVIVDRISHEVEYYRGFLKLAVLNGTYVINNPFWWTADDKFFNYSLMARLGVAIPRTVLLPQKAYPQDVDIQPASLRNMGYPLDWDGLLDYTGRPAILKPFSGGGWKHVYKVHTREELLAAYDGTAPYCMTLQQFVHFDKYVRCFTFGKHDIVPVVYDPHARQYLIQHDYLSAEVGARVVRDAQTINEALGYEMNTIEFGIQDDVPYAIDFLNPAPDFERDRITPFYFEMVVDKMARLCIDRALNGHQSNMFPKWEQMLGLGAASGFVGSPVP, encoded by the coding sequence ATGAAGATCGGGTTGCTGGTCGGTCGCGAGTACAGCTTTCCTCCGGCGTTCATCGACAAGGTGAATCAGCTCGGGCAGCCCCACGGCATCACCGCGGAGTACGTGACGCTCAGTGGCACGCCGATGGACGAGCCGCAGCGTTACAAGGTGATCGTCGACCGCATCTCGCACGAGGTGGAGTACTACCGCGGCTTCCTCAAGCTGGCGGTGCTCAACGGCACCTACGTGATCAACAACCCCTTCTGGTGGACGGCCGACGACAAGTTCTTCAACTACTCGTTGATGGCCCGCCTGGGGGTGGCGATCCCACGCACCGTGCTGCTCCCGCAGAAGGCGTACCCGCAGGACGTCGACATCCAGCCCGCGTCGTTGCGCAACATGGGGTATCCGCTCGACTGGGACGGCCTGCTCGACTACACGGGCCGCCCGGCCATCCTGAAGCCCTTCTCGGGCGGTGGCTGGAAGCACGTGTACAAGGTGCACACGCGCGAGGAGCTGCTCGCGGCCTACGACGGCACCGCGCCGTACTGCATGACGCTGCAGCAGTTCGTCCACTTCGACAAGTACGTGCGCTGCTTCACGTTCGGCAAGCACGACATCGTGCCGGTGGTCTACGACCCGCACGCCCGCCAGTACCTGATCCAGCACGACTACCTCTCGGCCGAGGTCGGCGCGCGCGTCGTCAGGGACGCGCAGACGATCAACGAGGCGCTCGGCTACGAGATGAACACCATCGAGTTCGGCATCCAGGACGACGTACCGTACGCGATCGACTTCCTGAACCCGGCGCCCGACTTCGAGCGCGATCGGATCACGCCGTTCTACTTCGAGATGGTCGTCGACAAGATGGCCCGCCTCTGCATCGATCGCGCGCTCAACGGGCACCAGAGCAACATGTTCCCGAAGTGGGAGCAGATGCTCGGCCTCGGCGCCGCGTCGGGGTTCGTGGGCAGCCCGGTACCCTGA
- a CDS encoding FAD-binding oxidoreductase — protein MPIVARAPMGALSTDLFDRSPEAIAAHLEDAAHYPGGTADAVARPRTEADIAAVLAEGRPVLTVGAQSSLTGGATPTGAIVLSTTRLTTIEPPTGREVRVGAGVPLATLLEDLARNGLDFPPVPTYLGATVGGIIATNAAGAATYKYGTTRQWVEGLTVVLAAGDVIDIRRGQHVLDASGVFVIDGPGGRREVPVPTYVMPDVVKRSAGYHAAPSMDVVDLFIGAEGTLGVIAAATLRLQPARAGLCYALVPCVDEPRALALVGDLRRQSHETWRTQDPAGIDVAAIEHMDGRSLQILREDGADRKYEVSWPASAGLLLLIQLELPPLTQDDAYEQISTALDQDGPDTPLARFCRVLDAHGVLDDTELALPGDRKRAEQLLGVREAVPAGVNARVGRAKRDIDGRIAKTAADMVVPFEKFGEMMDVYRAGFARRGLDVATWGHVSDGNVHPNVLPRSYEDVEAGKAAILEFGVEVARLGGCPLAEHGVGRHPVKQALLRQLYGDEGIEQMRRVKRALDPQGLLAPGVLFGP, from the coding sequence GTGCCGATCGTTGCCCGCGCCCCGATGGGCGCCCTCTCCACCGACCTGTTCGACCGCAGCCCGGAGGCCATCGCCGCCCACCTCGAGGACGCCGCGCACTATCCCGGCGGCACCGCCGATGCCGTCGCGCGGCCCCGCACCGAGGCCGACATCGCCGCGGTGCTCGCCGAAGGGCGCCCGGTGCTCACCGTCGGCGCGCAGTCGTCGCTCACCGGCGGCGCCACGCCCACCGGCGCCATCGTCCTGTCGACGACACGGCTGACGACGATCGAGCCGCCGACGGGGCGCGAGGTGCGGGTGGGCGCGGGCGTGCCCCTGGCCACCCTGCTGGAGGACCTGGCGCGCAACGGCCTCGACTTCCCGCCCGTGCCGACCTACCTCGGCGCGACGGTCGGCGGCATCATCGCCACCAACGCGGCCGGCGCCGCCACCTACAAGTACGGCACGACGCGACAGTGGGTAGAAGGACTCACCGTGGTGCTGGCGGCCGGCGACGTGATCGACATCCGCCGCGGCCAGCACGTGCTCGACGCGTCCGGCGTGTTCGTCATCGACGGCCCGGGCGGGCGCCGCGAGGTGCCCGTGCCGACCTACGTGATGCCCGACGTGGTGAAGCGGTCCGCGGGCTACCACGCCGCGCCCAGCATGGACGTGGTGGACCTGTTCATCGGCGCCGAGGGCACGCTCGGGGTCATCGCCGCTGCGACGCTGCGCCTGCAGCCGGCCCGCGCCGGACTCTGCTACGCGCTGGTGCCCTGCGTGGACGAGCCCCGTGCCCTGGCGCTGGTGGGCGACCTGCGGCGGCAGTCGCATGAGACGTGGCGGACGCAGGATCCGGCCGGGATCGACGTCGCCGCCATCGAGCACATGGATGGCCGGTCGCTGCAGATCCTGCGCGAGGACGGCGCCGACAGGAAGTACGAGGTCAGCTGGCCGGCGTCGGCGGGGCTGCTGCTGCTCATCCAGCTCGAGCTGCCGCCGCTGACCCAGGACGACGCGTACGAGCAGATCAGCACGGCGCTCGACCAGGACGGTCCCGATACGCCGCTGGCGCGCTTCTGCCGCGTGCTCGACGCGCACGGCGTGCTCGACGACACGGAACTGGCCCTGCCGGGCGACCGCAAGCGGGCCGAGCAGCTCCTCGGCGTGCGCGAGGCCGTGCCCGCTGGCGTGAACGCCCGCGTCGGCCGCGCCAAGCGCGACATCGACGGGCGGATCGCCAAGACGGCTGCCGACATGGTCGTCCCCTTCGAGAAGTTCGGCGAGATGATGGACGTCTACCGCGCCGGCTTCGCGCGTCGTGGCCTCGACGTGGCGACGTGGGGGCACGTCTCGGACGGCAACGTCCACCCCAACGTGCTGCCGCGCAGCTACGAGGACGTCGAGGCCGGCAAGGCGGCGATCCTCGAGTTCGGTGTCGAGGTGGCACGCCTCGGCGGCTGTCCGCTGGCCGAGCACGGCGTCGGCCGGCACCCGGTGAAGCAGGCGCTCCTGCGTCAGCTGTATGGCGACGAGGGCATCGAGCAGATGCGCCGCGTCAAGCGCGCGCTCGACCCGCAGGGCCTGCTCGCGCCGGGGGTGTTGTTTGGCCCGTAG
- a CDS encoding M2 family metallopeptidase: protein MRTRLLAVSSAALAGLGLAVACSRVSAPGTTATNPPADPAAFVKQANATLLERANALARAQWVAANFITEDTEQLSAAANTEYVATSMRLAKDAASYPADAGGNADVARQLLLLKLAASPLPAPSDPELQKELTRIVAGMEAGYGRGKYCPAGKDCQTLDDLSRLMATSRDPKALREAWEGWHAIAPPLKQPYERFAQLGNQGAKELGFADLGAFWRAGYDMPPDDFAKEVDRLWLQVKPLYDQLHAHVRRRLGQQYGQDVVAPDKPIPAHLLGNMWAQQWGNVYDLVGPKGRAPGYDLAGALQAKKTDALGMVRYGEGFFTSLGFAPLPQTFWTRSLFTRPRDRDVVCHASAWDVDNVDDLRIKMCIEINAEDFVTVHHELGHNFYQRAYNTQPFLYRTGANDGFHEAIGDAVALSITPSYLVKVGLLPTVPRTQDDVEFLLRMALDKVAFLPFGLLVDQWRWKVFSGEIAPAQYNAAWWQLREQYQGVAAPGPRPADAFDPGAKYHVPANTPYTRYFLAHILQFQMHRAMCRAAGHTGPLHTCSVYGNTEVGARLQKMLAMGASRPWPEALEALTGEKQMDATAILDYFAPLRQWLEAEAAAGR, encoded by the coding sequence GTGCGCACCCGTCTTCTTGCCGTCTCGTCCGCCGCCCTCGCCGGCCTGGGCCTCGCGGTCGCCTGCTCACGCGTGTCGGCGCCAGGTACCACCGCCACCAACCCGCCTGCCGATCCGGCCGCGTTCGTCAAGCAGGCCAACGCCACGCTGCTGGAGCGCGCCAACGCCCTCGCGCGCGCGCAGTGGGTGGCGGCCAACTTCATCACCGAGGACACCGAGCAGCTGTCGGCCGCCGCCAACACGGAGTACGTGGCCACCTCGATGCGCCTGGCCAAGGACGCGGCCAGCTACCCGGCCGATGCCGGCGGGAACGCCGACGTCGCGCGGCAGCTCCTGCTGCTCAAGCTCGCCGCCAGCCCCCTGCCCGCCCCCTCCGATCCCGAACTCCAGAAGGAACTCACGCGCATCGTCGCCGGCATGGAAGCCGGTTACGGGCGCGGCAAGTACTGTCCGGCGGGGAAGGACTGCCAGACGCTCGACGATCTGAGCCGGTTGATGGCCACCAGCCGCGACCCGAAGGCGCTTCGTGAGGCGTGGGAGGGCTGGCACGCCATTGCGCCGCCGCTCAAGCAGCCCTACGAGCGCTTCGCGCAACTGGGCAATCAGGGCGCCAAGGAGCTCGGGTTCGCCGACCTCGGCGCGTTCTGGCGCGCCGGCTACGACATGCCGCCCGACGACTTCGCCAAGGAGGTCGATCGCCTCTGGCTGCAGGTCAAGCCGCTCTACGACCAGTTGCACGCGCACGTCCGGCGTCGCCTCGGCCAGCAGTACGGCCAGGACGTCGTCGCGCCGGACAAGCCGATCCCCGCCCACCTGCTCGGCAACATGTGGGCGCAGCAGTGGGGCAACGTCTACGACCTGGTCGGGCCGAAGGGGCGCGCGCCCGGCTACGACCTTGCCGGCGCCCTCCAGGCGAAGAAGACCGACGCGCTCGGCATGGTGCGCTACGGTGAAGGCTTCTTCACCTCGCTCGGCTTCGCGCCGCTGCCGCAGACCTTCTGGACGCGTTCCCTCTTCACCCGTCCGCGCGACCGCGACGTGGTGTGCCACGCCAGCGCCTGGGACGTCGACAACGTCGACGACCTGCGCATCAAGATGTGCATCGAGATCAACGCCGAGGACTTCGTCACGGTCCACCACGAGCTCGGGCACAACTTCTACCAGCGCGCCTACAACACCCAGCCGTTCCTCTATCGCACCGGCGCCAACGACGGCTTCCACGAGGCGATCGGCGACGCGGTGGCGCTGTCGATCACGCCGTCGTACCTGGTGAAGGTCGGCCTGCTGCCGACCGTGCCCAGGACGCAGGACGACGTGGAGTTCCTGCTGCGGATGGCGCTCGACAAGGTGGCGTTCCTGCCGTTCGGGCTGCTCGTCGATCAGTGGCGCTGGAAGGTGTTCAGCGGCGAGATCGCGCCGGCGCAGTACAACGCGGCCTGGTGGCAGCTGCGCGAGCAGTACCAGGGCGTGGCGGCGCCCGGGCCGCGACCGGCCGACGCCTTCGATCCGGGGGCGAAGTACCACGTGCCGGCCAACACGCCCTACACGCGCTACTTCCTCGCGCACATCCTGCAGTTCCAGATGCACCGGGCGATGTGCAGGGCGGCGGGCCACACCGGGCCGCTGCACACCTGCTCGGTGTACGGCAACACGGAGGTCGGCGCGCGCCTTCAGAAGATGCTGGCGATGGGCGCGAGCAGGCCCTGGCCCGAGGCGCTCGAGGCGCTCACCGGAGAGAAGCAGATGGATGCCACGGCGATCCTCGACTACTTCGCGCCGCTCCGTCAGTGGCTCGAGGCGGAGGCCGCCGCGGGCAGGTGA
- the ppk2 gene encoding polyphosphate kinase 2 yields MKKPKAEVLETVEPGEPRKGKKDKAARHEARQKKSDRKARKEAERLAAAAVSQQSSAEEEPGPLKRKAYDKALAKLHEELVHLQEWVKAHGLKVCIVFEGRDGAGKGGTIKALTERVSPRVFRVVALPAPTDREKSQMYVQRYIRHFPAAGEVVIFDRSWYNRAGVERVMGFCSEEVSRKFLAAVPLVEKAMIDSGIILLKFWLEVSPEEQTRRLKSRIDDGRKTWKLSPMDLKSYSRWYDYSRARDEMFTATDTEFAPWHVVRSDDKKRARLNVIAHILAHVPYKRAKREKITLPKRQKPGDYRDPEYPYRYVPEKY; encoded by the coding sequence ATGAAGAAGCCGAAGGCGGAGGTGCTCGAAACCGTCGAGCCGGGCGAGCCACGGAAGGGCAAGAAGGACAAGGCGGCCAGGCACGAGGCCCGCCAGAAGAAGTCTGACCGGAAGGCCCGCAAGGAGGCCGAGCGGCTCGCCGCCGCCGCCGTCTCGCAGCAGTCGTCGGCGGAGGAGGAGCCAGGGCCCCTGAAGCGCAAGGCGTACGACAAGGCGCTCGCCAAGCTCCACGAGGAGCTCGTGCACCTGCAGGAATGGGTCAAGGCCCACGGACTCAAGGTGTGCATCGTGTTCGAGGGACGCGACGGCGCCGGCAAGGGCGGGACCATCAAGGCGCTCACCGAGCGCGTCAGCCCGCGCGTCTTCCGCGTGGTGGCGCTGCCGGCGCCGACCGATCGCGAGAAGAGCCAGATGTACGTGCAGCGCTACATCCGCCACTTCCCGGCGGCGGGCGAGGTCGTGATCTTCGACCGCAGCTGGTACAACCGCGCCGGCGTCGAGCGCGTGATGGGCTTCTGCAGCGAGGAGGTGTCGCGCAAGTTCCTCGCCGCCGTGCCGCTGGTCGAGAAGGCGATGATCGACTCCGGCATCATCCTGCTCAAGTTCTGGCTCGAGGTCAGCCCCGAGGAGCAGACGCGCCGCCTGAAGTCGCGCATCGACGATGGGCGGAAGACGTGGAAGCTGTCGCCGATGGACCTCAAGTCGTACAGCCGCTGGTACGACTACTCGCGGGCCCGCGACGAGATGTTCACCGCCACCGACACCGAGTTCGCCCCATGGCACGTGGTGCGCTCCGACGACAAGAAGCGGGCGCGCCTGAACGTCATCGCCCACATCCTGGCCCACGTGCCCTACAAGCGCGCCAAGCGCGAGAAGATCACGCTGCCCAAGCGCCAGAAGCCTGGCGACTACCGCGATCCGGAGTACCCGTACCGGTACGTCCCCGAGAAGTACTGA